A genomic stretch from Komagataeibacter xylinus includes:
- the uvrA gene encoding excinuclease ABC subunit UvrA, translating into MSVSSRPGQVPAGQHVSQQSIRVRGARAHNLKNVDVDIPRDALTVMTGLSGSGKSSLAFDTVYAEGQRRYVESLSAYARQFLELMGKPDVDSIEGLSPAISIEQKTTSKNPRSTVGTVTEVHDYMRLLWARAGVPYSPATGLPIEAQTISQMVDRVMAMPEGTRLMLLAPVLRDRKGECKKELAELQRKGFTRAKVDGTLYTIDEVPELNRRLRHTVEAVVDRIVVKEGIESRLADSFETALGLSDGLVYAEEVVKGAKEGEDAPRTVFSSRFACPVSGFTLEEVEPRLFSFNAPQGACPACDGIGQETFFDPRLIVPDESLSLAAGAIAPWRNSQSPYYTQTLASIAKHYGVSMDTPWEDLPEGVRDVILEGGRDPIEFTYRDDRRAYSLTKPFEGVVTNLRRRMAETDSVWVREELSRYQSEKPCHVCDGARLRPEALSVKVAGLNIAQASDMPISRALEWFGTVEATLTPQRAEIARRILREILDRLRFLDDVGLDYLTLSRGSATLSGGESQRIRLASQIGSGLTGVLYVLDEPSIGLHQRDNERLLGTLDRLKKLGNTLIVVEHDEDAIRAADWLIDMGPGAGVNGGNIVAAGTPQEVAANPDSLTGAYLSGRKCIPVPAQRRKIDPKRELVLRGATGNNLKDVTAKFPLGTFTCVTGVSGGGKSTLVIDTLYKALSRRLMGSGQNPAPYASIDGLDQLDKIIDIDQSPIGRTPRSNPATYTDLFGPIRDWFAELPESKARGYKPGRFSFNVKGGRCEACQGDGVLKIEMHFLPDVFVTCDTCKGARYNRETLDVKFRGKSIADVLAMSVDEALPYFSAVPRIRDRLAILQKVGLGYVALGQQATTLSGGEAQRVKLSKELARRATGRTLYILDEPTTGLHTEDVRKLLEVLHALVDQGNTVVVIEHNLEVIKTADWVIDMGPEGGDGGGRIVACGTPEQVAATPESHTGRFLRPLLENRPLVPVEDSPPAPVAPRRLRGKKATVAAGTKTAESPKKKEKPAKAKRKPAK; encoded by the coding sequence ATGAGCGTTTCTTCGCGTCCGGGGCAGGTTCCGGCGGGTCAGCATGTCAGCCAGCAGTCCATTCGCGTGCGGGGTGCCCGCGCGCATAACCTCAAGAATGTCGATGTGGACATTCCGCGTGATGCGCTCACGGTCATGACCGGCCTGTCCGGCTCGGGCAAATCCTCGCTGGCATTCGATACGGTCTATGCCGAAGGGCAGCGCCGCTACGTGGAGAGCCTCTCGGCCTATGCGCGACAGTTCCTTGAGCTGATGGGCAAGCCTGACGTCGATTCGATCGAAGGGCTTTCCCCCGCCATTTCCATCGAGCAGAAGACCACCTCAAAGAACCCCCGCTCCACCGTGGGCACCGTGACCGAGGTGCATGACTACATGCGCCTGCTCTGGGCGCGGGCGGGCGTGCCGTATTCTCCCGCCACCGGCCTGCCGATCGAGGCGCAGACCATCAGCCAGATGGTTGACCGCGTCATGGCCATGCCCGAGGGCACGCGGCTCATGCTGCTCGCCCCGGTGCTGCGCGACCGCAAGGGCGAGTGCAAGAAGGAACTGGCCGAACTCCAGCGCAAGGGCTTCACCCGCGCCAAGGTGGACGGCACGCTCTACACCATTGACGAGGTGCCCGAACTCAACCGCCGCCTGCGCCACACGGTGGAGGCGGTGGTGGACCGCATCGTGGTCAAGGAAGGCATTGAAAGCCGCCTGGCCGACAGTTTCGAGACCGCGCTGGGCCTGTCCGACGGGTTGGTCTATGCCGAGGAGGTGGTGAAGGGGGCGAAGGAAGGCGAGGACGCTCCGCGCACGGTGTTTTCCTCGCGCTTTGCCTGCCCGGTCAGTGGCTTTACGCTTGAGGAAGTCGAGCCGCGCCTGTTCTCGTTCAATGCCCCGCAGGGTGCGTGCCCGGCCTGTGATGGCATCGGGCAGGAAACCTTTTTCGACCCGCGCCTGATCGTGCCTGACGAATCGCTTTCGCTGGCTGCTGGCGCAATCGCCCCGTGGCGCAACAGCCAGAGCCCGTACTATACCCAGACACTGGCCTCCATCGCGAAGCATTACGGCGTGTCGATGGATACCCCGTGGGAAGACCTGCCCGAGGGCGTGCGCGACGTGATCCTTGAAGGCGGCAGGGACCCCATCGAGTTCACCTATCGCGATGACCGCCGCGCCTACAGCCTGACCAAGCCGTTCGAGGGCGTGGTGACCAACCTGCGCCGCCGCATGGCCGAGACCGACAGCGTGTGGGTGCGCGAGGAACTCTCGCGCTACCAGTCAGAAAAACCCTGCCATGTGTGCGATGGCGCGCGCCTGCGGCCCGAGGCGCTCTCGGTGAAAGTGGCGGGGCTGAATATTGCCCAGGCATCCGACATGCCCATCAGCAGGGCGCTGGAATGGTTCGGCACGGTGGAGGCCACGCTTACGCCCCAGCGCGCCGAAATCGCGCGGCGCATATTGCGCGAGATCCTCGACCGGCTGCGCTTTCTTGATGATGTGGGGCTGGACTACCTGACCCTGTCACGCGGGTCGGCCACGCTTTCGGGCGGCGAGAGCCAGCGTATCCGCCTTGCCAGCCAGATTGGCTCGGGGCTGACCGGCGTGCTGTATGTGCTTGATGAACCCTCCATCGGGCTGCACCAGCGCGATAACGAGCGCCTGCTCGGCACGCTCGACCGGCTCAAGAAGCTGGGTAACACGCTAATCGTGGTCGAGCATGACGAGGACGCCATCCGGGCCGCCGACTGGCTGATCGACATGGGGCCGGGCGCAGGTGTGAATGGCGGCAATATCGTCGCCGCCGGCACGCCGCAGGAAGTGGCCGCGAACCCGGACAGCCTGACCGGAGCTTACCTTTCGGGGCGCAAATGCATTCCCGTGCCGGCTCAGCGCCGCAAGATCGACCCGAAGCGCGAGCTTGTGCTGCGCGGGGCAACGGGCAACAACCTCAAGGACGTGACGGCAAAGTTCCCGCTGGGCACCTTTACCTGTGTGACCGGCGTGTCGGGTGGCGGCAAGTCCACGCTGGTGATCGACACGCTGTATAAGGCGCTCTCACGCAGGCTGATGGGCTCGGGGCAGAATCCGGCGCCTTATGCCAGCATCGACGGGCTGGACCAGCTCGACAAGATCATCGACATCGACCAGTCGCCCATCGGGCGCACGCCGCGCTCCAACCCCGCCACCTATACCGACCTGTTCGGCCCCATCCGCGACTGGTTTGCCGAACTGCCCGAGAGCAAGGCGCGTGGCTACAAGCCCGGCCGCTTCTCGTTCAACGTAAAGGGCGGGCGGTGCGAGGCATGTCAGGGTGATGGCGTGCTCAAGATCGAGATGCACTTCCTGCCAGATGTGTTCGTCACCTGCGATACCTGCAAGGGCGCGCGCTACAACCGCGAGACGCTGGACGTGAAGTTCCGCGGCAAGTCTATTGCCGATGTGCTGGCCATGTCAGTAGACGAGGCGCTGCCCTATTTCTCCGCCGTGCCGCGCATCCGCGACCGGCTGGCCATATTGCAGAAGGTGGGGCTGGGCTACGTGGCGCTGGGCCAGCAGGCCACAACCCTTTCAGGCGGCGAGGCGCAGCGCGTCAAGCTGTCGAAGGAGCTGGCCCGCCGGGCCACGGGCCGCACGCTCTACATCCTTGATGAACCCACCACCGGCCTGCACACCGAGGACGTGCGCAAGCTGCTCGAGGTGCTGCATGCACTCGTTGATCAGGGCAACACGGTGGTGGTGATCGAGCATAACCTCGAGGTGATCAAGACCGCTGACTGGGTGATCGACATGGGGCCGGAGGGCGGCGATGGCGGTGGCCGCATCGTGGCCTGCGGCACGCCCGAGCAGGTGGCGGCCACACCCGAGAGCCATACCGGGCGATTCCTGCGCCCGCTGCTGGAAAACAGGCCGCTCGTGCCGGTGGAAGATTCGCCCCCTGCACCTGTGGCGCCGCGCAGGTTGCGCGGCAAAAAAGCCACAGTGGCAGCAGGCACCAAAACGGCCGAAAGCCCGAAAAAGAAAGAAAAACCGGCAAAAGCGAAGCGCAAACCGGCAAAATAG
- the ssb gene encoding single-stranded DNA-binding protein has protein sequence MAGSVNKVILVGNLGKDPEVRNSQSGAKIVSLTLATSDTWNDRASGERRERTEWHRVVIFNDRLGDVAERFLRKGRKVYLEGTLQTRKWTDQSGQDRYTTEVVIDRFRGELVLLDSNRGGDAGGGDDMGGGYGGGGGGGYSAPARSQPQRNERPAGGSSGGGGGGWDAPAGGSDLDDEIPF, from the coding sequence ATGGCGGGCAGCGTCAACAAGGTCATTCTGGTCGGCAATCTGGGCAAGGACCCCGAAGTGCGGAACAGCCAGAGCGGGGCAAAGATCGTCTCGCTCACCCTGGCCACGAGCGATACATGGAATGACCGCGCCTCGGGCGAGCGGCGCGAGCGCACCGAATGGCACCGGGTCGTGATCTTCAACGACCGTCTGGGCGACGTGGCCGAGCGCTTCCTGCGCAAGGGCCGCAAGGTCTACCTCGAGGGCACGCTGCAGACGCGTAAATGGACCGACCAGAGCGGCCAGGACCGCTACACCACCGAGGTGGTGATCGACCGCTTCCGTGGCGAGCTCGTGCTGCTTGACAGCAACCGTGGCGGTGACGCCGGTGGCGGCGATGACATGGGCGGCGGCTATGGTGGCGGTGGTGGTGGCGGCTACAGCGCGCCCGCGCGCAGCCAGCCCCAGCGCAACGAGCGCCCGGCAGGCGGTAGCAGCGGCGGTGGCGGTGGCGGATGGGACGCCCCCGCCGGTGGCAGCGATCTGGATGACGAAATTCCGTTCTGA